acggagcaccccaaaccctaatacaaGCTATTTGTTGTCGGATCTGCAATATACTACCTAGTAGCTTCGATTTTGTTTGCAAAAATTATCTGGCGTGCATGTGTACACCCATCTCCTatgctgggtccgcccctgatcaggttattttttttcttcagcgTGCATGGTCAATCCGCCCAAAAGGTTGCGGGCGCAGTTTATTTTCCAAAGAAATTGGGGGTTCAACTGAATCACATGCTCCACGTTAAGGCTGCCCCTGAGCTTGATGGCAGAAGGAAGCTGTAGCCATAGGAGGAGTGCTTTCTCCCCTGGGCTAGCTGTGTTATTGTCTGGCGAGGAAGCTAAGGTTAGCCCCCAGAAGACGCACTTGGTTTCCTATCATGACGAGATTGGGCACCAAGCTGTTGAGAGGACTATAGAGCACATTCTTGATCTCCCTCACAAGTCAGTGGTCCGGCCTCCTGGACCAATTGATGCGGTCTTtgtgcgctcagtgttgaggaATCAGGCTAGAAAATTAGATCTTGACTGGGACAAATGTATCCGTGGATACCGTGGTAGCGTCTTGATTGTAGACAAAGGTTCTGGGCAGAGCAAGGTGGTTCTTGATGATTCAAGCATTTGCGGTAAATTCAGGAGTGTCAGGGGACCATTACTTGTTGAGAGTTCTGCCCCATTCAGCAGTGCTAGGGCTAATGCCTGTGTGTGGAAGGGCAAGTGGATGTATGAGGTGACCCTAGAGACTTCTGGAGTTCAACAGCTTGGATGGGCTACTCTCTCTTGTCCTTTTACTGATCAGAAAGGTGTTGGTGATGCTGATGATTCATATTCATTTGATGGCCGGAGGGTGACTAAGTGGAACAATGACCCAAAGCCATATGGCCAGCCATGGGCAGTAGGGGATGTGATCGGTTGCTGCATCAACTTGGATGCAGGAGAGATCTCCTTTTACAGGAATGGGACATCTCTTGGTGTTGCATTTGATCGAATTCGCAGTGTGGAACCAAGCAAGGGCTACTATGCAGCAATCTCCCTCTCAGAAGGTGAGCGTTGTCATCTGAACTTCGGCTCACATCCGTTCAGGTATCCTGTTGATGGGTTTGAACCAATGGAGGCACCACCACGCTCTTGGACATTTACGACTTATATTCTTAGATGTTTGTTCCGATTGCTAGAAGTACAAAATCTGGAGAAATCTGAATCAGCGTACTTCGAAAAACTGAGGAGGGTCAAAAAATTCGCACCACTACAAGAACTTTTTCGACCAATTTCAGAAGCAATCTGTGCAGAGTTTTTTAGTGCTATTGAAATGAGCCAAGGGTGCCTTGAGTATATTGCCTGGGGCTCATTGACCACTTTTCTCTTAGATGTTTTCAGGGCACGTGAGCCTCATGATTTCTCATGCCTTGATCAGGTTCTCGACCTTTTCCTTCAGTTCCCAGGTTGCAGCTCATTATTGCAGGAGCTCATTGTGGCACTTTCTTGCATGTGCAAAGCTGCACCACTTGTGCTGACAGAATGCCCATATTCTGGGTCGTATCCATTTTTAGCGCTGGTTTGCCACCTTCTTAGGCATAAGGATGTAATGCTTCTATGGTTTAACTCAGAAGATTTTGCATTCTCATTTGAAGGGTTTCTTACAAGAAAGATACCAAATAAGCATGATTTACAGTGCCTTGTACCATCTGTTTGGTGGCCTGGGTCTTCTGAGGATGAGGTTAGCATGACACTGTCGATGACAACACTCTCAGATGCAATCAAGAAGGTAAATATTCCTTGCCTCTCGGCAGGATTTTGCTGTAAGCTGTGATTTCTCCTAATGATAATTGGGAATTATttgtggcacaaagaagaagtatatttttatttcttccTGTTCACTTAATTCATAATGTTGCCAGAGCAACAAAAAGCATGAGTTTTTGCTGTTCTGTTAGCTTGCCCTAGCATCAAATAATGTTTCAGGTTGATGCTTTTTATTCTATATTCTTCCTGACTTGAATCATGGTGACGTGCATGTCAACGCTGCACCATTCTTTAGTTTGATTAGCATGATGTTTGTAGTTACCTAGTTTAGGGTTCTTCGTTTTTTCTATACTTGTATGTTACTTGATATATTTGAAATTCTTGCTTTCTTATTTTTAGGGTTGACGTTTCAAAACCTTTTACTGTAAGACACTAATGGTTATAGATATCTGAAGGCCCCCCTCCCTGCCTCTGCTATCTTGTCTTATACTCACACGCTTTAATCTTTCTTGCAGATTGAGGAGATGCATCGTGAGCTTTGCAGCTTGGTAATATGCTTTATTCCACCAGTTTCTCCCCCCCAGCCTCCAGGCTCTGTATTTAGGTCCTTTGTGCAAGGTTCGGTACTGAAAGCTAGAGGTGGAGATCATAGGATGGTTGTCAATGGGACTTACAACAATACTGTGCTTGTTTCATTGTACACCGTAATCCTCCATTTGTTGTCTGAAGGATTTTCCATGGATTCTTCTGGGTCCGCATCATCCTCTAAAGTGAATTGTGGGAATGGGGTTGGATTTCTTCACAAAGGTGGAAAGCGGAAGTTTCCGACACAATTACTTTTCAGGAATGATGCCTATTATAGCATAATTCCTAGAATTGGTGGACCACCAAGTATTTTGATGCATCACCAATTTGatgatgtggaagatgaagtgcAGTGGGATGAAGGCTGCATGAATGATGAGGATACGCGTGTAACACACACTACAGTACAGAAGCCTTGTTGCTGCTCAGTCACAGATGCCAGTATTGACCTAAGATACAAAGAAAGTGCTAGGTATGTACCATCAACTTCAAAAGTCCCATGTAAGCCCATGCCTGATAGAACTGCTCATGTTGCTGCTGAGTGCAATGGGAGAAGTCTGAGTGATGAGATCGAAGACAAGCCTAGCACAAGTACTCAATCAGAAATTGAATATGGATACCAAGCATTGCATAATCTTGAAAGCATGCCAATGACAACTCAATCTTCATCAGAAGCACTTAAAGAGGAAGAGCTGCTTGATCTTATGTTATTATTATATCATCTGGGCATCTCACCAAATTTTAGGCAGGCAAGCGTATTTTTTAAGcatacaaacacacacacacatatgctGCAGGAAATTTTCCTATCTTTGCATCCTTGGTGATAATAGTACTGACTTAAGTTTGTTCCATACAGGCGTTTTATTTCATGTCTCAGCAGTCACAGTCCATTTCTTTACTAGAAGAAACTGACAGGCAAATACGAGAAAAATCATGCGCAGAGCAAGTAAGGCGTTTGAAAGAAGCTAGGAATAGCTATCATGAGGATTTGGTGGATTGTGTACGCCATTGTGTTTGGTATGATATCAGAAATGATAaactttctataattttcttggTACCATGGCAAAAtggttaattttttttgcatgtgcTACAAGGTTTAGAATTGTGCCACAGACATGGTTTTTGGATTTAGTCGTGATCTGCAATATTCTTATTAAATTATTTACAATAGGTTCATCTGGTTAGCTAGCCAGTAGGAAGAGATGAAGAaagtattttaaaattttgatgcTTTGCAGCTGTATAACTTATACAGATGTTCAAGGATTTATGTTCTTTGATATGAATATAATTATGCAGGTAGTGTGTTGCAATCGTTCTTTGGCCACTGAGTTAATCtgctgtcccccccccccccccccccccccttgttgCATTCAGGTACCGGGCTACTCTTTTCTCTCCATGGAAACAAAGGGGAATGTATGCAACTTGCATGTGGGTTGTGGAGCTTCTTTTGGTGCTTAGTGACTCAAAAACCATTTTCCAGTATGTTCCAGAGTTCTATGTGGAATCACTGGTAAGTTTGTTGTTTCATTTGGCTTTCTGTTTTTCCCCTATTCACAATGAACCTATTACCtaagaggatatttgttttaTAACCTTTGCAGGTTGATTGTTTCCATGCCCTGCGAAGGAGCGACCCTCCTTTTGTTTCACCTGCAGTATTCCTCAGACAAGGGCTGGCATCATTTGTATGTACCGTGCATCTTGTCATCTTGATCcatcttagttttttttttaagtttCCATCTAAATTATTACCTTCTTTTTCTGGTTGAAACCTAATTGCACCTATCTTTATTGTTGATATTAATGGTATTAAAGGTTTGCAGTTAATTATAGCTATAGTCCAGATCTTAAGATCAGAGagacaaaagtccattttaAGTTATAGTTTGATTGAGCCAAATCATGATTATTTCTTGATAGCATTCAGCATGCTGTTAAGTGCTTCAGAGTTATCTAAGGGTTCTATTCTGTTACTAATAGGTCACTCTGGTTGTCAAGCACTTTGACGATACGAGGATAGTGAATCCAGATTTGAaagatcttcttcttcaatcAATTTCGGTCCTTGTACAGTACAAAGAATTCATGCTTGTTTTCGAGAACAATCGGGAGGCTATAAATAGAATGCCAAGATCACTTTTATCAGCTTTTGACAACAGATCATGGATTCCTGTTTCTAACATACTTTTCCGGCTTTGCAAAGGCTCCGGATTTGCATCCTCTAAGAATGGTGAATCTTCATCATCTGCAATTTTTCAGGTATTTTTAAATATTGCAACTTATGTTTTATTATTGTTCAGTCTTCTATTTAATTAGATGTATGCAACTGCGTGATAATTATAATGCTATGCAAACCATTGGTTTGATTATttggttttctttttccctttgaAGGTTCTACTTAGGGAGACATGCATTCATGAAGAAGAACTGTTCTTTTCCTTCCTCAATCGACTTTTCAATACACTCAGCTGGACAATGACCGAGTTCTCAATGTCCATCCGAGAGATGCAAGATAAACACCAGGTGGATTATCATTTTTTTATTAACTGTGTGCTGATTGGTTGTAACCTGTAGTGCTCATATCCTTTAACTCCTCTTTGATGCAGCTGTATTATAATGAAATAGTGATAAAAATCATTTTCTGGAATATGTTTGCTCAGTTATTCTTATGGCAATACGATCTATCATGAGAGGCACAATCTATGTTCCCTTTTCCCTCTGGTGTTGCAGTGCAACTATGAAAATTTGACCAAACTTCTTCTATTTTCAGGTTGCTGATCTGCAGCAAAGGAAGTGCAGTGTAATTTTTGATGTATCATGTAATCTTGCAAGGATCTTGGAATTCTGTACTCGAGAGATCCCTTGCGCATTCCTCATGGGACCAGATATGAATTTGCGGAGGTTGACTGAATTGGTTGTCTTTATTCTCAACCACATCATATCAGCAGCTGATGCAGAGTTCTTTGACATGTGAGTCAATATCTTAATCTGGAGTTCGAAAAATTCGAATGGTAGAACGTCCTTATTGAAACTCTGAAAATATGCAGCGCTGTtgttctttgctgatgatgtatgctctttgctgatgatgtggtgctagttgacgagagtagggcaggggttaataggaagttagagctgtggagacgcacgttagagtcgaaagagttcagacttagtaggaccaagaccgagtacatgatgtgcgatttcagcgcgattaGGCATGAgtggggagacgttagtctagatggacaagtggtggtccagaaggatacttttcggtatttaggatcggtgctacaaaaggatggcgacattgatgaagatgttaggcatagaatttcagctggctggttgaaatggcgacaagcttctggcatcctttgtgacaagagggtgccacaaaagctaaaaggcaaattctataggacaacaattcgtccggcgatgctatacggtgctgaatgttggcctacaaaaaggcgacatgtccagcaactgagtgtagcagagatgcggatgttgcggtggttttgcgggcacacaaggagggatagagtccggaacgaagttattcgggatagggtcggagtggcaccaattgagtagaaacttacccagcatcggctgagatggtttgaacatgtccaacgaaggcctcctgatgtgccggtgcgtaatggggttcttgagcgggtcgataatgtaaagaggggtagaggtagacctaaactgacgtgggatgaatcggttaagagagaccttaagaattggaatatctctaaagagatagctttggatatgagcgcttggagactagctatcaatgtgcctggaCCTTGagcttatttctttcgggttttctctagcctaccccaacttgcttgggaaaaaaggctatgttgttgttgttgttgttgttgttgttctttttAAGTTGGTGTATAATCTTTAAAAGCTATATATATTAAATTGTGTTCATAAGTCACTAGCTAAATCGCTAATATGATTCATTTGAGCTCAATGAAGTGAGTTATTATGCTTCTATCTTGGTAGTTCTATCTTTATGTTTTATGGTATATCTATCTCTTGCTTATGCAACTACTAATTTTATGTGTAAAGTGTACAGAAGGTCTGTAGGTGGGCATATTTTTTAACCAGTAGGAAGCTTGTGTATGCAGGACACTAAGACGGCCAGGGCAGCATCAAGATAAAACAAATCGTACTATGATGTTGGCTCCTCTTGTAGGCATTATCCTCAATCTTATGGAATGCAGCAGCACATCAGAACGTAGGGAGCTAAATGATGTGATTGCAGTGTTTGCAAGCATGGATTGCCCTGCTACAATCCATTTTGGGTTGCAGTACCTACTGAGCTACAACTGGGTtagttttctttcctttccctTTTCTCCAATTTGTATCTGATTTCTTTGATCAGCttgattttatattttttatgttaCTTTATCTGCGATTTTGTTGACACTGGTGTTCCATTATGCATGTATTTATATAGAGCAATGTTCTCCGAGGGGATGCCTCCCTTGCAAAGCTAGCACAGCTTGAAGAGTTCTCTCATTACTTCCGGCGCATTACAATGGCTGTAGATGGTGAAGAAGTTCGTAGCCTAAACACaggtgatgaggaagaagatgacacCTGTTGCATTTGCTACAACTGTGATTCGGATGCAACATTCCAGCCATGCCATCACAGGTCCTGCTTTGGCTGCATTAGCAGGCATCTCCTGAACAGCCAGAGGTGCTTCTTCTGCAATGCTGTAGTAACATCAGTTACGAGGATAGCCGATTCATGATCCCCCTTGGCATAATGATCCGAAGGAAGGTCGTGCCACTGATTCGTCTATCCATGTTGATTGACGGGAGGTGCCAGCGGCTTGGAGatctttgctttgcttttcCATGAAGAGCCTTTTGTTCAAAAGGTCAGAAACGGcccctttttccttttgtaAAGGTCAGGTAATAGTAGAAAGGATTCAAATAACATTACTGCAGAAGGAGGTTTCTGTACAAGGTGGGAAGCCAGTACCACCGAAAGGATTCACGGAATCGCGAAATTTTTGTAGTTTGTAGGGAGATTCCACGATGTAAATATGAGATGAAACGGGGAAAGGGGGTGACAGATCAACATCATCCTCTTGTAATTAGCCAAAATAAAAGAACTAGATGCTTTATATTGGAGAGAGCTCTAGTCTTCTTTTTGTTCCTCCCCACGGTGTAGCGTCCAGAGTAAATAAAATCTTCTGTTCCCGGCCTGCTTGTATGATGCTATCACCTGTAATACTAAAGTGATCAGGTTAATTTCCCCCCCTTCAAAATCTGTTTCTGGCCTCCTGGGTACGCAGCGTAAGTATACACTACGCCGACAGTTATACCATTGTATAAAGGCAACCTTTTCCTTGTACACGCAGGCCTATAATAAAGTAATAAGGCGATAAGCCGACAGTTATATACCATTGTATAAAGGCAACTTTTTCCTTGTACACGCAGTGACGCACGGCTAATACTGGAGGACAGCTATATACTACTTATGCCTGTTTTCTCCACGTAAAGTAGGAAGCGTATTTCTAGGTGTACGTATTCCAGATGTATACTGTGGCCAGGGACCCCGCATGCCATTGGTGGGTCTCGCCAGCCAGGACCCTACAAGCGCACGGCATCGTCCACGTGCCAGCGGGGCCACAGCGTCTCGTGATCCGACGCCTCGGCTCACGCGGGACCCGGTCCGCACGCCCCGCCCGACATGCGGACCCCACGTGTCATCCCCCACCGCCCATATCTGTCTCGGCCTCTTCCCCTTCCCTGTTCCTCTCCCCGCTCCACCCCGCCCCCGCCCGGCGCACCTGTCCCCTTGGTCGCAAATGGTTCTCGCGCGAGTCCTCACGCTCCCTCTGCCCGCCCCGTCGTCCACGCCCAaccgccgcttcctcctcccgcctcgGGCGGCGCGTGTGGCACTGGCACCCGTTCGGGCCGACGCCTGCCGGGCGGCGAGCGCGATGGCGGCTGTGCCGGCTCTggaccccgccgcggccgcggccgtgggCATCGGGGAGGAGCTGCCGGAGGGGTACGATCAGATGATGCCCACCGTggagccggcgcggcggcgtcgcgcgggGTTGTTGCTGCACCCGACGTCCCTCCGGGGCCCGCACGGCATCGGCGACCTCGGCGACGAGGCGCTCGCCTTCCTCCACTGGCTACGCGACGCCGGCTGCACGCTCTGGCAGGTGAGCTGACTAGCGCCCAGCACAATGCCTGCATGTTTCGCTCATTTTGCTGGTCAGTTATGTTGCGACTAGTAAGTAAGGTGCCCGTGCATAATTTTAAACGTACACCAAATAACATATGATTCATAGTCCAAACTGAGAAATATACTTCATGAGAttaagaa
This portion of the Panicum virgatum strain AP13 chromosome 2N, P.virgatum_v5, whole genome shotgun sequence genome encodes:
- the LOC120661901 gene encoding E3 ubiquitin-protein ligase RKP-like, encoding MAEGSCSHRRSAFSPGLAVLLSGEEAKVSPQKTHLVSYHDEIGHQAVERTIEHILDLPHKSVVRPPGPIDAVFVRSVLRNQARKLDLDWDKCIRGYRGSVLIVDKGSGQSKVVLDDSSICGKFRSVRGPLLVESSAPFSSARANACVWKGKWMYEVTLETSGVQQLGWATLSCPFTDQKGVGDADDSYSFDGRRVTKWNNDPKPYGQPWAVGDVIGCCINLDAGEISFYRNGTSLGVAFDRIRSVEPSKGYYAAISLSEGERCHLNFGSHPFRYPVDGFEPMEAPPRSWTFTTYILRCLFRLLEVQNLEKSESAYFEKLRRVKKFAPLQELFRPISEAICAEFFSAIEMSQGCLEYIAWGSLTTFLLDVFRAREPHDFSCLDQVLDLFLQFPGCSSLLQELIVALSCMCKAAPLVLTECPYSGSYPFLALVCHLLRHKDVMLLWFNSEDFAFSFEGFLTRKIPNKHDLQCLVPSVWWPGSSEDEVSMTLSMTTLSDAIKKIEEMHRELCSLVICFIPPVSPPQPPGSVFRSFVQGSVLKARGGDHRMVVNGTYNNTVLVSLYTVILHLLSEGFSMDSSGSASSSKVNCGNGVGFLHKGGKRKFPTQLLFRNDAYYSIIPRIGGPPSILMHHQFDDVEDEVQWDEGCMNDEDTRVTHTTVQKPCCCSVTDASIDLRYKESARYVPSTSKVPCKPMPDRTAHVAAECNGRSLSDEIEDKPSTSTQSEIEYGYQALHNLESMPMTTQSSSEALKEEELLDLMLLLYHLGISPNFRQAFYFMSQQSQSISLLEETDRQIREKSCAEQVRRLKEARNSYHEDLVDCVRHCVWYRATLFSPWKQRGMYATCMWVVELLLVLSDSKTIFQYVPEFYVESLVDCFHALRRSDPPFVSPAVFLRQGLASFVTLVVKHFDDTRIVNPDLKDLLLQSISVLVQYKEFMLVFENNREAINRMPRSLLSAFDNRSWIPVSNILFRLCKGSGFASSKNGESSSSAIFQVLLRETCIHEEELFFSFLNRLFNTLSWTMTEFSMSIREMQDKHQVADLQQRKCSVIFDVSCNLARILEFCTREIPCAFLMGPDMNLRRLTELVVFILNHIISAADAEFFDMTLRRPGQHQDKTNRTMMLAPLVGIILNLMECSSTSERRELNDVIAVFASMDCPATIHFGLQYLLSYNWSNVLRGDASLAKLAQLEEFSHYFRRITMAVDGEEVRSLNTGDEEEDDTCCICYNCDSDATFQPCHHRSCFGCISRHLLNSQRCFFCNAVVTSVTRIADS